The Candidatus Niyogibacteria bacterium CG10_big_fil_rev_8_21_14_0_10_46_36 genome includes the window GGATGCGACAGGCAACCGAATGATTACCGTCGTCCCTTTTCCTTCCGTAGACTCATAGGCGACATTTCCGCCGTGCATACGCACTATTTCGCGCGCGGTAAACACGCCAAGTCCCGTCCCTTGGGCTGCATGCTGTTTTGCATTTTTAGCGCGAAAAAATTTCGCACCAATATGCAAAAGCTCATTTTTTGAAATACCAATGCCGGTATCGCGCACCCTAATAACAACGCCACTCCCCTCTGTGCGAGCCTTCGCTTCTATAGACCCTTGCGGCTTGTTATATACAACCGCGTTTTCAACGATGTTCTCAAGCACGCGGCTTACCGCCTCAGCATCAATGAGGCATTCGGGCATGCCGGACGCAACCTCTTTTGAAAATTGCATTCCGCGCTTCGTTGCAAGCGGTTCCAAACGCCGAAAAAGTTCTTCAAGAAACGGACTCATGGATACCCGCTCCTTATGGAGCACTGTGCTCTTCTTTTCTATGCGTGTTACATCTAAAAGAGAACGGACAAAACGGACAAGCTGTTCGTTGCGCTCAATAAGATTTTCGAACATGTGCTTTTGTTCATCAGTGAACGAGCCGTAATTCCCTTCCAAAAATTCCGCAAGCGTCCACTTTACTAGTGTCAGCGGGGTACGGATGTGATGCGCCGCAATAGACAAAAATTCCGTCTTTGCTTTCTCGCTTCTTTTCGTCCGCATATACGCAACCCCGAGAACAATCACAAGAATGGCTGCGCCGCCTCCTACAGTAATGAATATTGAGAGAGGCACGAACATACTTAAAAGAAACTACTTGCCGGAATGCCTGTTATTAATGAAAAAAGCGCAACAATGACGGGAGAAATAAGCTGCCAAAAGAACAGAATAAAAACAAGAACAAGAAAAAATCCGTACTGTTCCAAAAACCGCTGAATGTGCATCCATCGATACGGCAACGCTGAAAACAAGATCTTTGAACCATCAAGCGGCGGGATAGGAACCAGGTTAAATACCGCGAGAATGATATTGATGAACACTATATAGAAGAGCACCTGCACAAACGCTGCAGGCAGCGCCAGTATCCCCGCCATGCGGATGACAACACCGAAAAATACGGCGATAATGATGTTTGATAGCGGGCCTGCCACCGCAACGATTGCCGGACCCCATTTTTGATTTGAAAGATTATAGGGATTGAACGGAACTGGTTTTGCCCACGCAATAATAAATCCGCCAAAAAACGCCAGCACAAAAGGAACCAGTATGGAACCAATCGGGTCAATGTGCGGAATAGGATTAAGCGTTAAACGACCTTGGTGCTTTGCTGTGGGATCACCTAACATGAGTGCTGCGTATCCATGGGAAAATTCATGGATAATAGCCGACATAATGACAATTGCAATAATGAATATGATATCGATAGACATATGATTATGTTTATGGTAGCATAAAACATACCTAATTTCGACATACGCTTATGAAAACATGTCCTATATGCGACAAGGGTTCAAAGATGGGCGGCAAGCGGAACCTTCTTCGCGGAAAATACAACCCAACAAAGCATGTGCGCAAATATCCGAATCTTCAATGGGCACGGTTTCCTAATGGACAGCGGGCAAAAATATGCACCACATGCATCAAGGGCAACCGCCACCTGAAACAAAAAACAAAGTAATTCCTTACTTTGTTTTTTGTTCTGCGGAAAACGGCTAACACAGAAGTGTTAGCCGTTTATTTATGCGAGCACAATAGTTGCAAGCCCTAAAAAAGCGAGAAAACCAAGTACATCGGTTGCCGTAGTAATGAATATAGTTGCCGAAGACGCAGGGTCCTTGCCAAAATGTTTCATAACAAGCGGCACCAATGTTCCAAAAAAAGCGGCGACCAAGAGGTTAATAATCATGGCGGATGCAAGGATAAGCGCTATCTTAATATCTCTGTTTACAAACAACACAACGCCTGCCACAAGAACACCGTTGATAAGCCCGTTTACAAATCCGCTCAGAAGCTCGTTCCGCAATGTCCGCCAGATATGCGCAAGGTCAATTTGCCGAAGCGATATACCGCGGACAAGAACGGCAAGGGTTTGAGTTGCCGCATTTCCCCCCATGCCGGCAACAATTGGCATATACACCGCAAGCAAGACATAACGCGAAACCGTATCTTCAAAAAATCCGACGGTAAATGCCGCAAGAAACGCTGTCGCCAGGTTAACGATGAGCCATTTATACCGGTACCGTATCTTTCTCGGCGCAGAATCAAACACGCCCTCTTCGTCAGACACACCCGCAAAATCATACAACGATTTTGATTCCTGCTCATGCATCAGCCGCAGCACATCGTCAGAATAGATAATGCCCAGCACCGCATTTTTTTCTCCGAACACGACGAGCTTGTTGTGCGGATGGAGGCGGAATTTTTTGAGCACATCCTCATGGCTTGCAGAATAATGAATGGTTTCTATGTTGCGTACATGCTTATACACTTTTTCACTCGGGCGGGAAAATCCGAGTTCATGCCCCGGCAAATATCCTGCCATGTTCCCCTCACGAGACACAATGATGGCAGGCAGGCGCCCAGTGCGCTTTTCGTGTACCTTAAAACGCTTTGCAACATGTGCGACAGTGTCATCTGCATCCACAATAATGTAATCCAAATTCATAAGACCGCCTGCGGTTTCCGGGTCAAATTGCAAAAGCACAGACAAACTATTTTTCATCTGTTCGGTCATCTCGCGAAGCAATGTTTCTTGTTTTCGCTTTGAAAACACCTGGAGTATGTCGGTCGCCTCATCCGGGTCTAGTCGTTCCAGCAACGAAACAATTTCTTGCTTATCAAGCTGGTTTAAAATGTCATATTGCACATGCTTCCCAAGACGCAGAAGAACCTCGCTTTGTATTTCGGATTGTATATCACGGAACATGTCTACGCGCTTGTCATGTCCATACGCTATCTTTTGTGCGATCTGCTGAATCGTTGGCATACATTCATTCTACAAGCATTTCCTGAAACAAAAAACTTCCACCGTTATCGATGGAAGCAATACATATTCTTTATGCAAGAAGAAGCGACGCTTTGTAGATATAAAAACGCACTAACCGCGAATCAAGCTCATTCTCTTCGTTGCGCAGTCTTCCTTGCGCATCAATATTTATGTCGGGGAAATCCGTAAGAAGCGGCTCTAGAAGATCTAATGAATGAGGTCCAAGACCGCCGGCAACGCCAAGACCGATATCGTCCATCTTGTCTCTTATAGCAAGAAGGATGTGCCGGGCGCGCTCTGCGTCAAACGGCTTGCCGCGGCCTCCGCTCGAATCAAGCAGTATAGCGTCAACCACGCCCCGATACTCAGTAAGGATGCTGGATACCATAAACGGCGTGCCCGCTGATTCAACAGCGTGCCGTCCAATTTGAAGGACAATGTAGCATTCGCCGGATACTTTTTCTTTGTATGTCCTTAATTGATCGATGCTGGGCCATGTCATATTAAGCTGGAATCCGTGAATATGCTCTCCTCCAAGCCTATGAATAGCAAGCATGTCATCTGCTATTGAGTGTTCTTGCCCTTCTTCTGTGCTGAAGTGAACCAAATTAAGCGCTCGAGCATCGTCTATAAAAATATTTTTGATGTCCTGCGGGTCTGGTGTTTGCTTTGCCCATATCGGCTTCATGGGTATGCCCCGCAATGATTTCCATGTGGCGAGTACGCCAACCATAAGCTTTCGGTTATTGCCCTTATATGCCTCAAGTGCGGCAGAAACTTCTTCTCGCTTTGAAAAGCCGGTAACGCCTATGTAACTCATTGTGAGTCCCCCATTTTTAAAGGTCTTGAGTGTATTGTATGAAAACAATCTTATCAATGCAGTATAAAAAAGCAAGCACTTTTTGTTGGGATGCCGGGAATCGAACCCGGTCTATATCTCTTTGTATTCTTTCGTCGGGCCGCCGAGAATCGAACTCGGTCTACATGCACCCCATGCATGCGTACTGCCGGTATACTACGGCCCGACGAAAGAATACAAAGAGCCAGGGATTATTTTTATTTATACCACAACAAGCAAAGGATATAATCCCGTAAAATGTAAAAATCTTTACATTTTACCCCCATGCATGCGTACTGCCGGTATACTACATCCCGAAGTGTCTCTACTGTAGCATAATAAAAACGGCTCTTCTAGAAGAGCCGTTTTGTTTTTATTTTTTCTTTTCCGTAAAACGGATGCCTTGTGCAAGCTCCATAACACCCGAGTAGTTCGTAGCTCCGCCGCTTTCACGCACATAATTACGCCACGCATCCCCTCCGGCCTCTCTCCCCCATCCGGTATCATAATTACCGCCAAACGGAGTAGTTGATTCAGCGCCGCTCGTTCCACAATTAATGTTTAGTATCCCCGCACGAGAACCTTCCGGTCCCCGGAAATGATACATTGCGCTTATTTTTTCAGTAAAAAGCGCAGCCGCTAACTGTTGCGGCGCTTCATTAGCAAGAGATATACCTTCTTCAAGGCTGTCTATCTCTGTTATATACAATATCGGACCGAATGTTTCCTCAAGAGCTATGGGGAGATTTTTTCCTTTTGGCATGCGCACAACAGTAGGCGCTACAAAACATCCCCGTTCGTGCATACGTTCGCCGCGAATAAGTATTTCTCCTCCCTGCTTTTCTGCGATTGCCGTTGCCTCCAGGAATTTCTTAACTGCCGATTTGTTTATAAGAGGGCCCGCAAGGGTTTTTTTGTTCAACGGATTTCCAAAATGAGCCCCTCCGCAAAGATCAAGAAACATGCCTATAAACAAGGAGTATCTGTCTTTGTGGACATAGATACGCCGTGTTGTCGTGCATCGCTGCGCGGTCGTTCCGATAAATCCGAAAAATGCAGCCTGTGCGGCAAGATCAATATCTGCATCATCAAGAACAATCATGGGATTATTCCCGCCAAGCTCAAGCAACGAACGCCCAAGCCGCGCCCCCACAATCTCCCCCACTCTCCTACCAACGCGCGTAGAGCCAGTAAAACTTATGAGGTCGATGTTTTTGTCGGCAATCATCCTTTCGCCAATAATAATATTGTCTCCGATAACGAGCGCAAGCACACCCTCGTGTCCATATTTTTTAAGAACACGATTGCATATGCGCTGTATTGCTATCGCGCAAAGCGGCGTTTCGAGTGAAGGCTTCCACACAACAACATTGCCCGTTACGAGCGCTATAAGCGCATTCCACCCCCATACCGCTACCGGAAAATTAAATGCGGTGATGACTCCGATAACGCCGAGGGGATTATACCACTCTCCAAGCGCATGCCGCGCGCGCTCGCTATAAAATGAATGTCCATTCTTGCCGCGTGAAATACCTGACGCCACCTTTTCAAGATCTATGATTTCTTGGACTTCACCCTCGCCTTCGCGCCGTATCTTTCCCATTTCAAGTGCAATAAGACTGCCGAGATCTTTTTTGTGCCGGATAATGCTGCGCACAATTTCCCGCACAATAAGCCCGCGCTTTGGCGCAGGCACCATGCGCCATGTGAGAAATGCATCCTTTGCTTTTTCGATGACAGCGTTGTAGTCACTGCTCCCCGCCATTGTTACCTGCGCAATCATTTCGCCCGTTGAAGGGTTTATGGAATCAAGCAACGCGCCATCTGTGTGCTCCCGCGCGGAGCCCGCCCATGCGCCGGGATTTATATTCTTAATCCCGAGACGCTCAAGAAATGCATATGTTCCCTTCTGTATGTGTTTTTCTGTCTTGCCCATACAGAGCCTCCTTGCTTATATATATTTTCAAACCGCAACCAGTCTATCATATAATATGGGATAAATCTACAAAAAATCCGCCATATATAATATGGCGGATGTAATTTTTATTTCTTGTATACGAGCTGATATGCCTCAATAAGCGACTGAGCAAGCGCGTTACCGCATGTCGCTATCTCCTCTTTTGTGACAATAAGCGGAGGCATAAAGCGTATTGTCGGATTTATGTTCGGATTCCCGGCGGAAAGCGTAATAATACCGTTCTCACGCAGACGCGCAAGCGTTGCATCGCGTAATGCCACATCAGCAACATAGCCGTCCGCTTTTTTATTAAATACCTGGAACTCAATGCCGTAATGCAGTCCGATTCCCTTAAGTGCAATATTGTGTACGGGATATACAACGCCGGGCTCCGCAAACGCATAGAAACGGTCCATCGCCCCCTCAAGCGCATTTTTCAAGTGTCCACCCATATCACGCGCCCGCTCAATAAGATGATATTTCTCAAATATCATCATCGTTACGATAGCATTAAACACCGCGTGCGGATTCCACTGAAATGTACTTGAGTCCCATCCAACAGCCAATCGTTCATCCCACCCCCGTAACGCTGGATTTTTTGCATTAAAGAGCGCTGCGCCTATCGGATCACCGCCTCCCATTGCTTTTGAGACAGTGATGATATCCGGAACGATGTTGAAATTCTCATAGCTCAACCATGCGCCGGTACGCCCGAATCCTTCCTGCACATCATCACACACAAGAATGACGCCGTTATCCTGCAGATGCTTTAACAATTGTATTGTATATTCATTAACAGGATTTACTCCGCCTTCTCCTTGTATGAGTTCGAAAATAATAAACGCATAATCCCTCAGGGGAATATAATTCAACTCCCGCATAACAAGCGCTAATGTGTATTCGTCCCGCACAAACGACAGATGTTCCATGGTATGACCGCCAATACTAAATCCTTGGCGCTGTATCGGCTTGGCATAGGTACATCCGAGCGCGCCCCCCTGCCGTCCCTGGAACGCCCCCTTGAAAGCGAACGCGAATTTTTTTTCGGGATACAGCTTGTCTATAAACTTTATCGCGGAATTATTCGTAGTCGCGCCTGATATCTGCTGGATAAAACGCGTATCATCCCCAAACGCTATTTCTTTCAATCGCTCTGCAAGCGCCGGCTGTGATATCTCTACCTTCTTCCCATCTATTGAAACAACGTACTGGAAATGAAAATCGGTAGCTATGAGATACCATGGCACTGATTCCTTCTCTATAGTTTCTAGTAATGATTTGTAGGCAGCAAGCCAAAACGGGTGATTGTGTCCGATGTTAGAAACGCCCGCCTGCGAACAAAAATCAAGATACTCTTTCCCGCGTTCATCGCGGAGCAAGCATCCCGTGGCACCCGTAATAATCAGATTGTCGTTATAATCAATTGTGGTCGGAGTAAAACAGCCCCAATAACGATCAGTAAATTTTTTTACCGCTGTCTTCATTGCATTTCACCTCTCTTTTTAATGTTCTGAGTACACCCGAGTGTACCACAAAAACGAGCTCAAAAAAATCGCGTTTTTTACTACGCGATTTTTGAAAAAAGAAATCAACTTTTTATATCATTTTTTTGAATTCTTCTACCATCGGCACCTGTTCCGGCTCAACTTCATACGCAAGCGCAGTATTGAGTGCTGCGAAATCCGCTACAAGCAGGGACGAGAAGGCTTTCTCCCAGTTGTTTTTTCCCTCTATTATTATTTCATCAACGCCAAATCCGCGCTTTTCATATAATTGTCTGCACACATCCATGCGTTTTTGTATCCGCGGATCATCATTCAAATCTTTTAAAAAAATAAAATGGAACGGTTCATTGAGAGGTGCGGTTTTGCCCGTATTTTCAAAACCGGTCATTTCGTTGTGATTCAACTCCGGAAATGTGTTGCAAAATGCCGGTATCTTTCCCGTCTCA containing:
- a CDS encoding site-2 protease family protein, which gives rise to MSIDIIFIIAIVIMSAIIHEFSHGYAALMLGDPTAKHQGRLTLNPIPHIDPIGSILVPFVLAFFGGFIIAWAKPVPFNPYNLSNQKWGPAIVAVAGPLSNIIIAVFFGVVIRMAGILALPAAFVQVLFYIVFINIILAVFNLVPIPPLDGSKILFSALPYRWMHIQRFLEQYGFFLVLVFILFFWQLISPVIVALFSLITGIPASSFF
- a CDS encoding magnesium transporter → MPTIQQIAQKIAYGHDKRVDMFRDIQSEIQSEVLLRLGKHVQYDILNQLDKQEIVSLLERLDPDEATDILQVFSKRKQETLLREMTEQMKNSLSVLLQFDPETAGGLMNLDYIIVDADDTVAHVAKRFKVHEKRTGRLPAIIVSREGNMAGYLPGHELGFSRPSEKVYKHVRNIETIHYSASHEDVLKKFRLHPHNKLVVFGEKNAVLGIIYSDDVLRLMHEQESKSLYDFAGVSDEEGVFDSAPRKIRYRYKWLIVNLATAFLAAFTVGFFEDTVSRYVLLAVYMPIVAGMGGNAATQTLAVLVRGISLRQIDLAHIWRTLRNELLSGFVNGLINGVLVAGVVLFVNRDIKIALILASAMIINLLVAAFFGTLVPLVMKHFGKDPASSATIFITTATDVLGFLAFLGLATIVLA
- a CDS encoding aldehyde dehydrogenase family protein; translation: MGKTEKHIQKGTYAFLERLGIKNINPGAWAGSAREHTDGALLDSINPSTGEMIAQVTMAGSSDYNAVIEKAKDAFLTWRMVPAPKRGLIVREIVRSIIRHKKDLGSLIALEMGKIRREGEGEVQEIIDLEKVASGISRGKNGHSFYSERARHALGEWYNPLGVIGVITAFNFPVAVWGWNALIALVTGNVVVWKPSLETPLCAIAIQRICNRVLKKYGHEGVLALVIGDNIIIGERMIADKNIDLISFTGSTRVGRRVGEIVGARLGRSLLELGGNNPMIVLDDADIDLAAQAAFFGFIGTTAQRCTTTRRIYVHKDRYSLFIGMFLDLCGGAHFGNPLNKKTLAGPLINKSAVKKFLEATAIAEKQGGEILIRGERMHERGCFVAPTVVRMPKGKNLPIALEETFGPILYITEIDSLEEGISLANEAPQQLAAALFTEKISAMYHFRGPEGSRAGILNINCGTSGAESTTPFGGNYDTGWGREAGGDAWRNYVRESGGATNYSGVMELAQGIRFTEKKK